A stretch of Bradyrhizobium sp. AZCC 2262 DNA encodes these proteins:
- a CDS encoding phasin, protein MTSSTDPFSASIIPFEVPEQMRALAEKGVSQARDSYAKFKDAAETHNGTIEAVFTSASKGASEYNAKLIEFFKANTSSSLDFAQELFGVKTPAAAMELWTSHARKQYETFTAQAKELAELGQKVASETVEPIKVSASKLYKPAA, encoded by the coding sequence GTGACCAGCTCCACCGATCCCTTCTCCGCCTCCATCATTCCCTTCGAAGTCCCCGAGCAGATGCGCGCGCTTGCCGAAAAGGGCGTCTCGCAGGCCCGCGACAGCTACGCCAAGTTCAAGGATGCCGCCGAAACCCATAATGGCACCATCGAGGCCGTGTTCACCTCGGCCAGCAAGGGCGCCAGCGAGTACAACGCCAAGCTGATCGAGTTCTTCAAGGCCAACACCTCGTCCTCGCTCGATTTCGCGCAGGAGCTGTTCGGCGTGAAGACGCCGGCGGCGGCCATGGAGCTGTGGACCTCGCATGCCCGCAAGCAGTACGAGACCTTCACCGCCCAGGCCAAGGAGCTCGCCGAGCTCGGCCAGAAGGTCGCTTCCGAGACCGTCGAGCCGATCAAGGTCTCGGCCTCGAAGCTTTACAAGCCGGCCGCCTGA
- a CDS encoding PAS domain-containing protein produces MQGAEFHWLASSDPRLAAYAASRLPAWLWTADGSRILWANPAGARLFGADSAPALAEKTFGPADRHRRQIARLAGRLLANGAIRLERLQGFGAAPGGLATCGASRFDFPDGSHGVLIAAGNIALLAPRPAQTESASEMPPAATSSAPPSSARPPQPSAPVMPVIEQPIAPRPVADDQQPAPSGEAPAGFALFDAFAEPAAADEPPAAETISRAPPAVDVFGLEALAGQQARRLPLRFTWQMDREGRFTLGTDEFVGLIGPRTTAAFGRPWREIAETFGFDPTGRMMQAFATGATWSGITLNWPVDGGSTLPVELSGLPIFDAARNFIGYRGFGVCRDFDAIARLAALRLAELSGEMVTPQEVPAAPSAEPASVASPSSDELPEPIAAKTSAAEPSHQKDLETHVETPKEGVEEGVEDALTETATELPADAAANVLPFRVPGEAKSLSLSPVENSAFDELARQLSARLDIENGNGADEARETNFDPLAAPAVHEAASAPPEWLAPPEPPARGETARDKALLDLLPVGILIYRLDRLLYANPAFLTQMGYPSLHALEDVGGLDALYVEPGTSNASSTSDTGRPVTISASLPEDADTPSSAADARLYTISWDGDSALALIFSGTQHESVAIAAAIARAEPASEPDASEPSVSEPGGSEPADVGHANAEDLAAILDTTAEGILMFDAEGNIHAANRSAEALFGHNGDELARRNLAELFAPESQHGVFEYLAGIKASGVESLLDHGREVLVRESRGGIIPLSMTMGRTRPDGPNFFAVFRDLSQAKQTESELREARRLAERAANAKADVLARISHEVRTPLNAIIGFSEVMIAERFGALGNERYLEYMKDIRASGERVIAIINDLLDLSRIETGKLDLAFTNQNLNELVESCVAVLQPQANRERIIIRTSLAHMLPPVVADARALRQITLNLIGNSIHLANAGGQVIVSTALSDFGEVMLRVRDTGHGLNDNEVAAALQPFRTPAPSDRAESSAVSLSLTKALVEANRAKFQIKTGSRSGTLIEILFPHAVARA; encoded by the coding sequence ATGCAGGGTGCGGAATTTCACTGGCTGGCCTCGAGCGATCCGCGATTGGCGGCCTATGCGGCAAGCCGCCTGCCCGCCTGGCTGTGGACCGCCGACGGCAGCCGGATCCTGTGGGCCAATCCGGCCGGCGCCCGCCTGTTCGGCGCCGACAGTGCCCCAGCCCTTGCCGAAAAGACCTTCGGGCCGGCCGACCGGCACCGGCGGCAGATCGCCCGGCTCGCAGGCCGGTTGCTCGCGAACGGCGCCATCCGGCTGGAGCGCTTGCAAGGATTTGGCGCGGCGCCCGGCGGGCTTGCGACCTGCGGCGCTTCGCGGTTCGACTTTCCCGATGGCAGCCACGGCGTTCTGATCGCCGCCGGCAACATCGCGCTGCTCGCGCCGCGCCCGGCGCAGACGGAGTCCGCCAGCGAGATGCCGCCGGCCGCCACATCGTCAGCGCCACCTTCATCGGCGCGACCGCCGCAACCGAGCGCACCCGTCATGCCCGTCATCGAGCAACCGATTGCCCCGCGACCGGTTGCCGATGACCAGCAGCCGGCACCATCGGGCGAAGCGCCCGCCGGGTTTGCGTTGTTCGATGCGTTTGCCGAGCCTGCCGCCGCCGACGAGCCGCCCGCGGCCGAAACCATTTCGCGCGCGCCACCCGCGGTCGACGTATTTGGCCTCGAAGCCCTTGCCGGCCAGCAGGCGCGCCGCCTGCCGCTGCGCTTCACCTGGCAGATGGATCGGGAAGGCCGCTTCACGCTCGGCACCGACGAATTCGTTGGGTTGATCGGCCCGCGCACTACGGCCGCCTTCGGCCGGCCATGGCGCGAGATCGCCGAGACTTTTGGATTCGATCCCACCGGCCGGATGATGCAGGCCTTTGCGACGGGCGCGACCTGGAGCGGCATCACGCTGAACTGGCCGGTGGACGGCGGCAGCACATTGCCCGTCGAACTGTCCGGCCTGCCGATCTTCGATGCGGCGAGAAATTTCATCGGCTATCGCGGTTTCGGCGTCTGCCGCGATTTCGATGCCATCGCGCGGCTCGCCGCCCTACGGCTGGCGGAGTTGTCCGGCGAAATGGTGACGCCGCAAGAAGTGCCCGCTGCGCCATCTGCCGAGCCGGCCAGCGTTGCATCGCCTTCATCAGACGAATTGCCTGAACCGATTGCTGCCAAAACCTCTGCTGCAGAGCCTTCACATCAAAAAGATTTGGAAACGCACGTGGAAACTCCCAAGGAAGGCGTTGAGGAAGGCGTCGAGGACGCGCTGACTGAAACCGCAACGGAGTTGCCGGCAGACGCTGCCGCAAACGTCCTGCCGTTCCGCGTCCCGGGCGAAGCGAAGTCGCTGTCGCTGTCGCCGGTTGAAAACAGCGCCTTCGACGAACTCGCGCGGCAATTGTCGGCGCGGCTCGACATCGAGAACGGCAACGGGGCGGACGAGGCCCGCGAAACCAACTTCGACCCGCTGGCCGCACCGGCTGTGCACGAAGCAGCGAGCGCGCCGCCCGAATGGCTGGCGCCGCCCGAGCCGCCGGCGCGTGGCGAAACCGCGCGCGACAAGGCGCTGCTCGATTTGCTGCCGGTCGGCATCCTGATCTACCGGCTCGACCGGCTGCTATATGCCAACCCCGCCTTCCTGACGCAGATGGGCTATCCGAGCCTGCACGCGCTGGAAGATGTCGGCGGCCTCGACGCGCTCTATGTCGAACCCGGCACCTCCAACGCCTCCTCGACGTCGGACACCGGCAGACCGGTGACGATCTCCGCAAGCCTGCCCGAAGACGCAGATACGCCGTCATCGGCGGCAGACGCCCGCCTCTACACGATTTCATGGGACGGCGATTCGGCACTGGCCTTGATCTTCTCAGGCACGCAACATGAGAGCGTTGCGATCGCGGCCGCCATCGCGCGAGCCGAGCCTGCATCGGAGCCTGACGCCTCCGAACCTTCGGTATCGGAGCCTGGCGGCTCCGAACCGGCGGATGTCGGCCATGCCAATGCCGAAGACCTCGCCGCCATCCTCGACACCACGGCCGAAGGCATCCTGATGTTCGACGCCGAGGGCAACATCCACGCGGCCAACCGCAGCGCCGAAGCGCTGTTCGGCCATAACGGCGACGAACTCGCGCGACGCAATCTCGCGGAGCTGTTCGCGCCCGAAAGCCAGCACGGCGTCTTCGAATATCTCGCCGGCATCAAGGCTTCCGGCGTCGAAAGCCTGCTCGATCACGGCCGCGAGGTGCTGGTCCGCGAAAGCAGGGGCGGCATCATCCCGCTGTCGATGACCATGGGCCGCACCCGCCCCGATGGCCCGAATTTCTTCGCGGTGTTCCGCGATCTGTCGCAAGCCAAGCAGACCGAGAGCGAATTGCGCGAGGCGCGGCGGCTGGCCGAACGCGCCGCCAATGCCAAGGCCGACGTGCTGGCCCGGATCAGCCACGAGGTGCGGACGCCGCTCAACGCCATCATCGGCTTTTCCGAAGTGATGATCGCAGAGCGTTTCGGCGCGCTCGGCAACGAGCGCTACCTCGAATACATGAAGGACATCCGCGCCTCCGGCGAACGCGTGATCGCCATCATCAACGACCTGCTCGACCTGTCGCGGATCGAAACCGGAAAACTCGATCTCGCCTTCACCAACCAGAACCTCAACGAACTGGTCGAGAGCTGCGTTGCGGTCCTGCAGCCGCAAGCCAATCGCGAGCGCATCATCATCCGCACGTCGCTCGCACACATGCTGCCGCCCGTCGTCGCGGATGCGCGGGCATTGCGCCAGATCACGCTGAACCTGATCGGCAATTCGATCCATCTCGCCAATGCCGGCGGCCAGGTCATCGTCTCGACCGCGCTGTCCGATTTCGGCGAGGTGATGCTGCGTGTCCGCGACACCGGCCACGGCCTCAACGACAATGAGGTCGCCGCCGCGCTGCAGCCGTTCCGGACGCCTGCGCCGTCGGATCGGGCCGAGAGTTCGGCCGTCAGCCTGTCGCTGACCAAAGCCCTTGTCGAAGCCAACCGCGCCAAATTCCAGATCAAGACCGGCAGCCGTTCGGGCACGCTCATCGAGATCTTGTTTCCGCACGCGGTGGCGCGCGCCTAA
- a CDS encoding phasin family protein, which yields MSDEVRDRFEIPKEMRSMAEASVEQARKAFEKFVGAAQTAADSIEERNATVRAGARDVSGKAIAYAEKNVQASLDHAQSLLKAKDLSEVMRLHSEYVQAQMRALAEQASEISQTVGKAAMDAAKPKA from the coding sequence ATGAGTGACGAAGTGCGAGACCGATTCGAGATACCCAAGGAAATGCGGTCGATGGCGGAAGCGAGCGTCGAGCAGGCCCGCAAGGCTTTTGAGAAATTCGTTGGCGCTGCGCAGACCGCCGCCGACTCCATCGAGGAGCGCAACGCCACGGTTCGCGCCGGCGCCAGGGATGTCAGCGGCAAGGCCATCGCCTATGCCGAGAAGAACGTGCAGGCCTCGCTCGATCACGCGCAATCATTGCTGAAGGCCAAGGATCTGTCCGAGGTGATGCGGCTACACAGCGAATATGTGCAGGCGCAAATGCGTGCGCTGGCGGAGCAGGCCAGCGAAATAAGCCAGACCGTCGGCAAGGCCGCCATGGATGCGGCGAAGCCAAAGGCCTGA
- a CDS encoding YaaC family protein → MQASDPGQKMRMDILHRDAEQKIFEKLRTHNWSEKIEREFPDGLIISAERGGHRHTIALIYSSATDNKIYKSLAAEVEHIFINGQPYLVEQFTQGVTKPVGSVDDFHEVLLEWNRVSADGKFVPDGQEMAPVADPTILRPRLLLSDEPIEAIWLRLRQLQSVTLARKMIEARAAAEHVALGVDKMQSKAQGVAYALRNASDYFQARDGQPFSQRVLNLYYGSLSFAFAEMLAAPRGAKALSDIEDSTKAGHGLYTVDGVSDGLEQIVVGVLPAGFFPAWAKTMGTQITQFPDSKPRRYSELVSAPEHSWLTIESLFASIPELSDLFSNIFTAKPRWIMPVYDQTANRGMSLFGDQKPVTRSYVLLVDDTGRVTKEDIALFPGPISEIGEVPPEGGGRHFRVAVEHPSEKLWWDSLHVHHSPFQQNALILPIFGVIGEYRAISVVLLYALSIIVRYRPSIWRRVQEGDLDHMRVIIDAFLAVVERILPEQFLAKVTGQQIVAKHSGSFF, encoded by the coding sequence ATGCAGGCCTCCGATCCTGGACAAAAAATGCGCATGGATATCCTCCACAGAGACGCCGAACAGAAAATCTTTGAAAAACTCCGTACCCATAATTGGTCGGAGAAGATCGAACGCGAATTCCCGGACGGCCTCATCATTTCTGCCGAACGCGGCGGCCATCGTCACACCATCGCGCTGATTTACAGCTCCGCCACCGACAACAAGATTTACAAGTCTCTCGCTGCCGAGGTTGAACACATCTTCATCAATGGCCAGCCTTACCTCGTCGAACAGTTCACCCAAGGCGTTACCAAGCCCGTCGGTTCGGTCGATGATTTCCATGAAGTGCTCTTGGAATGGAATAGAGTGAGTGCCGATGGAAAGTTTGTGCCCGACGGCCAAGAGATGGCGCCAGTAGCCGACCCGACGATCCTCAGGCCGCGGTTGCTTCTTTCCGACGAGCCGATCGAGGCAATCTGGTTGCGGCTGCGCCAGCTTCAAAGCGTCACGCTCGCGCGTAAGATGATCGAGGCTCGCGCGGCAGCCGAACATGTAGCGCTGGGCGTCGATAAGATGCAGTCAAAGGCTCAGGGCGTAGCCTACGCGTTGCGCAACGCATCTGACTACTTTCAAGCCAGGGATGGGCAACCCTTCAGCCAGCGGGTGCTCAATCTCTACTACGGCAGTCTCTCTTTTGCTTTTGCGGAAATGCTTGCCGCGCCACGTGGCGCGAAGGCGCTTTCGGACATCGAGGACAGCACTAAGGCCGGTCACGGGCTCTATACCGTCGATGGAGTATCCGACGGATTGGAGCAAATCGTTGTCGGTGTCTTGCCTGCCGGATTTTTCCCGGCTTGGGCGAAAACGATGGGCACGCAGATCACGCAATTCCCCGACAGCAAGCCGCGCCGCTATAGTGAGCTCGTGTCGGCGCCAGAGCATAGTTGGCTCACGATCGAATCTCTGTTTGCTTCGATCCCAGAGCTGTCCGACCTGTTTTCCAATATATTTACGGCGAAGCCACGCTGGATCATGCCGGTCTACGATCAAACGGCAAATCGAGGCATGTCTTTGTTCGGCGATCAGAAACCTGTAACCCGCAGCTATGTCCTTCTGGTCGATGATACAGGGCGCGTGACCAAAGAGGACATTGCGTTGTTTCCTGGGCCGATCAGCGAAATCGGCGAGGTGCCCCCCGAAGGCGGCGGCCGTCATTTTCGGGTTGCCGTGGAACATCCGTCTGAAAAGCTTTGGTGGGACAGCCTTCATGTCCACCACAGTCCTTTTCAACAAAACGCTCTCATTCTCCCTATCTTTGGCGTGATTGGCGAATACCGGGCGATATCTGTCGTTCTTCTCTATGCGCTATCCATCATTGTGCGCTATCGCCCGAGTATCTGGCGGCGCGTGCAAGAGGGCGACCTCGACCATATGCGCGTGATTATCGACGCCTTTTTAGCCGTCGTCGAACGCATTTTGCCCGAGCAGTTCTTGGCCAAGGTCACAGGCCAGCAGATCGTGGCGAAACACTCCGGTTCATTCTTTTAA